In one Parvibaculum sp. genomic region, the following are encoded:
- the argH gene encoding argininosuccinate lyase, with amino-acid sequence MSNKMWGGRFGTGPDRIMEEINASIGFDKRFFAQDIRGSKAHAAMLTETGIISSEDADKIVAGLDAVLAEIEAGNFSFKRELEDIHMNVEARLAELIGAVAGRLHTARSRNDQVATDFKLYIRDTIDHLDRQLRDLQLALVAKAETHAATIMPGFTHLQTAQPVTFGHHCLAYVEMAARDRGRLADARRRLNESPLGAAALAGTSFPIDREKTAAALGFDAPTRNSLDSVSDRDFVLETLSAAAICATHLSRLAEEIVIWSTPGFDFVHLPDSFTTGSSIMPQKRNPDAAELVRAKTGRVVGALTALLIVMKGLPLAYSKDMQEDKEAAFDALDALSLSLAAMTGMVETLAVNDKAMREAAARGFSTATDLADWLVRTLGLPFREAHHATGALVAKAEKKGVDLDKLTLEEMREVEPGITDEVYSVLGVDNSVASRVSFGGTAPANVRAAAKWWRGELGQ; translated from the coding sequence ATGAGCAACAAGATGTGGGGCGGCCGCTTCGGCACCGGCCCCGACCGGATCATGGAGGAAATCAACGCCTCCATCGGCTTCGACAAGCGCTTCTTCGCCCAGGATATCCGGGGCTCGAAGGCGCATGCGGCCATGTTGACCGAAACCGGAATTATCTCAAGCGAAGATGCCGATAAAATCGTCGCAGGTCTCGACGCGGTGCTGGCCGAGATCGAGGCGGGAAACTTCTCGTTCAAGCGCGAGCTTGAAGACATCCACATGAATGTCGAGGCGCGGCTGGCCGAGCTGATCGGCGCTGTGGCCGGGCGGCTCCATACCGCGCGCTCGCGCAACGACCAGGTGGCGACCGACTTCAAGCTCTATATCCGCGACACGATCGACCATCTCGACAGACAGCTCCGGGACCTGCAGCTTGCGCTGGTGGCAAAGGCCGAGACGCATGCGGCAACCATTATGCCGGGCTTCACGCATTTGCAGACCGCGCAGCCCGTGACCTTCGGCCATCACTGCCTCGCCTATGTCGAAATGGCGGCGCGCGACCGGGGCAGGCTCGCAGATGCGCGGCGGCGTCTCAATGAATCGCCGCTGGGCGCCGCCGCACTCGCCGGCACGTCGTTTCCGATCGACCGCGAAAAGACCGCGGCCGCGCTCGGCTTCGATGCGCCGACGCGCAATTCGCTCGACAGCGTGTCGGACCGCGACTTCGTGCTCGAAACATTGTCGGCGGCGGCAATCTGCGCCACGCATCTCTCGCGGCTGGCCGAGGAAATCGTCATCTGGTCGACGCCGGGCTTCGACTTCGTGCACCTGCCCGACAGCTTTACGACCGGCTCCTCGATCATGCCGCAAAAGCGCAATCCCGACGCCGCCGAACTGGTGCGTGCCAAGACCGGCCGCGTCGTCGGTGCGCTGACGGCGCTGCTCATCGTGATGAAGGGCCTGCCGCTCGCCTATTCGAAGGACATGCAGGAAGACAAGGAGGCGGCCTTCGACGCGCTCGACGCGCTGTCGCTGTCGCTGGCCGCCATGACCGGCATGGTCGAGACGCTCGCCGTCAACGACAAGGCGATGCGCGAGGCGGCGGCGCGCGGCTTTTCGACCGCAACCGACCTTGCCGACTGGCTGGTGCGGACGCTTGGCTTGCCCTTCCGGGAAGCGCATCATGCGACCGGCGCGCTGGTGGCGAAGGCCGAAAAGAAGGGCGTCGACCTCGACAAGCTGACGCTTGAGGAAATGCGCGAAGTGGAGCCCGGCATCACCGATGAGGTATATTCGGTGCTCGGCGTCGACAATTCGGTGGCGAGCCGTGTGAGCTTCGGCGGCACGGCGCCCGCCAATGTGCGCGCCGCCGCCAAGTGGTGGCGCGGCGAACTCGGCCAATGA
- a CDS encoding lipoprotein: MTMRHLQMAVLGLVLAAVVTGCGRKGSLELPPGATPPPAAAETSKGFDDEELPIDLRATDDGMGATRTTRGAQD; encoded by the coding sequence ATGACGATGCGACATCTGCAGATGGCCGTTCTGGGCCTCGTCCTCGCTGCCGTCGTCACCGGTTGCGGCCGGAAGGGATCGCTCGAACTGCCGCCCGGCGCGACGCCCCCGCCGGCCGCTGCCGAGACGAGCAAGGGTTTCGACGACGAGGAATTGCCGATCGACCTGCGCGCGACGGATGACGGCATGGGCGCGACGCGCACGACCCGCGGCGCCCAAGACTGA